A window from Pseudobutyrivibrio ruminis HUN009 encodes these proteins:
- a CDS encoding phosphatase PAP2 family protein → MIAYKAITEHIKNNNGLVTALNVLDKAITYITVLLYAGYLVYGAFFDPSGDYNLLYRSILIPGVSFIIVSLFRKIISAPRPYEVYDFVPALNKDTNGKSFPSRHVFSIFMVAFTIMQSSVALAVFVIILGLALAVIRVIGGVHFIKDVIAGFAVALIIAVICYGILCGVFGLIMLPF, encoded by the coding sequence ATGATAGCTTACAAAGCAATTACAGAACATATTAAAAATAATAATGGTCTTGTTACAGCTCTTAATGTGCTGGACAAGGCCATTACTTATATTACAGTCTTGCTGTACGCAGGATATCTTGTTTACGGGGCGTTCTTTGACCCTTCAGGAGACTATAATCTTTTGTATAGAAGCATTTTAATTCCTGGGGTTTCTTTTATAATCGTTTCTCTTTTTAGAAAAATCATTAGTGCTCCAAGACCATATGAAGTATATGATTTTGTTCCAGCGTTGAATAAAGATACAAATGGAAAAAGCTTTCCAAGCCGACACGTATTTTCTATTTTCATGGTAGCTTTTACAATCATGCAGTCATCTGTGGCATTAGCAGTGTTTGTGATAATCCTTGGATTAGCACTTGCCGTAATAAGAGTTATTGGCGGTGTGCATTTTATCAAGGATGTAATCGCAGGCTTTGCCGTAGCCCTTATAATTGCAGTTATTTGTTATGGTATTTTATGTGGCGTTTTTGGCCTCATTATGCTACCATTTTAA
- a CDS encoding PD-(D/E)XK nuclease family protein, giving the protein MSLSLIIGNSGSGKSTTLYKRIIKEAMANKDKNFLVIVPEQYTMSTQRLLVSMHPNKCIMNIDVLSFNRLAYRVFEELGAGVNAILDDTGKSLVIRKLINSNINDIKTLRNNITRISYITQVKSLISELTQYNITPEKLKEMIATPVMSESFKRKASDLLVLYEAFLDFINGKYVTTESILSTLNDMLDSSEIVNGSTVVLDGFTGFTPIQYQLVEHMLAICEEVAVTITADEDTPLLENLADDELFSMSSEFAIRMNKIAKRVGVTINKPTYISRENGWLSDNEILSHLEKNIFRAKPQKYLGEEEPNNHVLLTSLRSQREELQYVAIEINKLVREGMHYKDIAVVAPNLEEYRYLVSGIWSDYDIPYFVDAKTEILFHPMTEAIDALFDIFDNDFRREDVFRFLRTNLTDLTFEEMDYLENYLISTGIRGKKKYFHPFAIRSNSYSKDEDLLRVNEIREKFIAPFMAFDKQISKKCSVRTIATALYEIICYFDFEGQIKSREKLFEEGNQPVKAKEYSQIYQVIMDILDKLVGILGDEEMDLEEFHDIFEAGLSAASIGVIPPANDSVILGDIERTRLSNIKVLFCIGASDDAIPKKVENGGILSQLEREQLLAQGFELAPSDRQKSFRQRFYLYLMLTKPNEKLYITMPRVDSAGKAVNPSYLIDLLKNMFENLSLKEIESFAIEDRLLSKKSSLNYMIELVNKAASFGLESLSEQERVVLQELLNWAKEDSAEELDILLKGAFFEHKREDFSDDIMLAVNEALNADETIKGSVSRFELYNECSYKYFLTYIMKLQEREKFELSSIDMGNFYHEAIQRYSDSLKADNKTFKGVTEEEREAYIETAISQTFQSMAKVATLEDSTQRYIVESMKATLRHVVEIITTQVSRGEFEPELFEKKIQSEIINPVSGEVVANLNGKVDRIDLTEGDDRAVRIIDYKSSGHKLDLDECYYGISMQLPIYMGVVLDKLKDKYPNSTMHPSAMLYYEMANKFLELSSSGENVKEKQLKLSRMEGILSSEPEDLAANDSTVGIEDWQTKESSIVPFGVKKDGELLASANAISREDMKTVIDYAALSAAKTAEGIINGQFEPAPAKLGTQIDACKYCGFKSVCHFDENEPGYQARNLDKHKNKSDVLELMKEELGDKDSGTN; this is encoded by the coding sequence ATGTCATTATCATTAATAATTGGTAACTCGGGTAGTGGTAAATCCACTACCCTTTATAAAAGAATAATAAAAGAAGCTATGGCAAATAAAGACAAGAATTTTCTTGTTATTGTGCCAGAACAGTACACCATGTCCACCCAAAGACTTCTTGTTTCTATGCACCCTAACAAGTGTATTATGAACATCGATGTTCTATCATTTAATCGCTTGGCATACAGAGTATTTGAAGAACTTGGAGCTGGTGTAAATGCTATATTGGATGATACAGGAAAATCACTTGTGATTCGCAAGCTAATAAACTCTAATATTAATGACATAAAGACTTTAAGGAATAATATTACAAGAATCAGCTACATTACTCAGGTTAAGTCATTAATTTCAGAGCTTACTCAGTACAACATCACTCCGGAAAAGCTCAAGGAGATGATTGCCACACCTGTGATGTCGGAAAGCTTCAAAAGAAAAGCCTCGGATTTGTTAGTTTTGTACGAGGCTTTTTTAGATTTTATAAATGGTAAATACGTTACCACTGAGTCTATTCTATCTACTCTAAACGATATGTTAGATAGCTCAGAAATAGTAAATGGTTCAACAGTTGTTTTGGATGGATTTACAGGATTTACGCCTATCCAGTATCAGCTGGTGGAGCACATGCTTGCAATATGTGAAGAGGTTGCTGTTACTATCACAGCAGACGAGGATACACCTCTTTTAGAAAATCTGGCAGATGATGAGTTGTTTTCAATGTCATCTGAATTTGCGATAAGAATGAATAAAATCGCCAAGAGAGTTGGCGTAACTATAAATAAACCTACCTATATTTCCAGAGAAAATGGTTGGCTATCAGATAATGAAATTCTCAGTCATCTTGAAAAGAACATTTTCAGGGCAAAACCACAGAAATATTTAGGTGAAGAGGAGCCAAATAACCACGTTTTGCTGACTAGTCTTAGAAGTCAGCGTGAAGAACTACAGTATGTTGCTATAGAGATTAATAAATTGGTTAGGGAAGGAATGCACTACAAGGATATTGCTGTTGTGGCACCTAACCTGGAGGAGTACAGATATTTAGTTTCAGGGATATGGAGCGATTATGATATCCCTTATTTTGTTGACGCAAAAACAGAGATTTTGTTCCATCCTATGACAGAAGCTATAGATGCTTTGTTTGATATTTTTGATAATGATTTCAGAAGAGAGGACGTCTTTAGATTCTTAAGAACAAACCTTACAGATTTGACCTTCGAAGAAATGGATTATCTGGAGAACTATCTTATTTCTACAGGAATCCGTGGCAAGAAAAAGTATTTTCATCCTTTTGCAATTCGTTCAAATTCTTATTCTAAGGATGAGGACTTACTCAGAGTAAACGAAATTAGAGAAAAGTTTATCGCTCCTTTCATGGCTTTTGATAAGCAAATCTCAAAAAAGTGTTCAGTAAGAACTATTGCTACAGCTTTGTATGAGATTATTTGTTACTTCGATTTTGAAGGACAGATTAAATCAAGGGAAAAGCTATTTGAAGAAGGAAATCAGCCAGTAAAGGCAAAAGAGTACAGTCAGATTTATCAGGTTATAATGGATATACTTGATAAGCTTGTGGGAATTCTTGGGGATGAGGAAATGGATTTGGAAGAATTCCATGATATTTTCGAAGCAGGACTTTCAGCGGCATCAATAGGTGTAATTCCTCCAGCGAATGATAGTGTTATTCTGGGTGATATTGAACGTACACGTTTATCAAATATCAAAGTGCTGTTTTGTATAGGCGCATCTGATGATGCTATCCCAAAGAAGGTGGAGAATGGCGGAATCCTTTCTCAGCTGGAAAGAGAACAGCTTCTTGCTCAAGGTTTTGAACTGGCGCCGTCAGATAGACAAAAATCATTCAGGCAGAGGTTCTACCTCTATCTTATGCTTACAAAGCCAAATGAAAAGCTTTATATTACAATGCCAAGAGTAGATTCAGCGGGAAAAGCTGTTAATCCGTCATATCTTATTGATCTATTAAAAAATATGTTCGAGAATCTGTCCTTAAAGGAGATAGAAAGCTTTGCAATAGAAGATAGATTGTTATCAAAGAAAAGCTCATTGAACTACATGATTGAGCTTGTGAATAAAGCAGCTTCTTTTGGTTTGGAAAGTTTGTCGGAGCAGGAGAGAGTGGTCTTACAGGAGCTTTTAAACTGGGCAAAGGAAGATAGTGCCGAAGAGCTTGATATTCTTTTAAAGGGAGCATTTTTTGAACATAAGAGAGAAGATTTCTCGGATGATATAATGCTTGCCGTTAATGAGGCTTTAAATGCTGATGAGACTATAAAGGGCTCAGTATCCAGATTTGAGCTATACAATGAATGTAGTTATAAATATTTCCTGACATACATTATGAAGCTTCAGGAGCGAGAAAAGTTTGAATTATCCAGCATTGATATGGGTAACTTTTATCATGAGGCAATTCAAAGATATTCTGATAGCCTGAAGGCAGATAATAAAACATTTAAAGGGGTAACAGAGGAAGAGCGTGAAGCATATATTGAGACCGCTATTTCTCAGACATTCCAGTCTATGGCAAAGGTTGCAACTCTGGAGGATTCTACCCAGAGATACATTGTAGAATCTATGAAAGCGACCTTAAGACATGTTGTGGAGATAATTACTACACAGGTATCAAGAGGAGAATTTGAACCTGAACTTTTTGAGAAGAAGATTCAATCTGAAATTATCAACCCTGTCAGTGGGGAAGTGGTTGCTAACCTAAATGGTAAGGTTGACAGAATTGATTTGACAGAAGGGGACGATAGAGCTGTTAGAATCATCGATTATAAATCTAGCGGCCATAAGCTGGATTTGGATGAGTGCTATTATGGCATATCGATGCAGCTGCCTATTTATATGGGAGTCGTTTTAGACAAGCTTAAGGATAAATATCCAAATTCTACTATGCATCCATCAGCTATGCTTTATTATGAAATGGCTAATAAGTTTTTGGAGCTCAGTAGCAGTGGAGAAAACGTCAAAGAAAAACAGTTAAAGCTTAGTAGAATGGAAGGCATCCTTTCATCTGAACCAGAGGATTTGGCTGCAAACGATAGCACAGTTGGAATAGAGGATTGGCAGACAAAGGAATCTTCAATTGTTCCATTTGGTGTAAAAAAAGACGGCGAACTTTTAGCGTCAGCTAATGCAATTAGCAGGGAGGATATGAAAACAGTAATTGATTATGCAGCTTTATCTGCAGCAAAGACTGCCGAAGGCATAATCAATGGCCAGTTTGAACCTGCACCTGCAAAACTTGGAACACAGATAGATGCTTGCAAGTATTGTGGTTTTAAAAGTGTTTGTCACTTTGATGAAAATGAACCAGGATATCAGGCTAGAAATTTGGATAAACATAAAAACAAGTCTGATGTGTTGGAGTTAATGAAGGAAGAATTAGGAGACAAGGATAGTGGCACTAACTAA
- a CDS encoding amidohydrolase, producing MQVFHGTIITCDENNTIANYLVEREGRIAYIGNTLPTQYEVVPPIELGKNVALPAFVDTHTHYSGFSVLHKMFPINDTDSNAKILEQLEKYAKESRESIIVGFGATEFSVSEGYLILREQMDKACPEKAAFIIKHDAHSGVANSLFIEAVKSKAENLRGFNPVTGELKQEAFAAACEFITHGLSTKKVIDSMMETSDFLASRGVGLICSASGLGFIRDYDFDMERSVAKGLDNGMQLRVAYQCSNVDKITKKDMNRVVFADLDGTFANLDAALIDDYATVKNKGVSYYDDIDVQKFCINANRAGYQIALHAVGDAAFEQAVNAIALALEDYPRYDHRHIILHGSLPTERALKTCKRYNIMISARPSMLSHISGVDDFVKAMLSDDRFERINPLKTINDMGIKVCFNSDAPASDPNPIMWIHDACNNRNPEESVSVFDALRMATYNGAYSLFDEKERGTLEMGKSCDIVILDSNPYEVPVEELKNINVAELYLKGKPYQRSRMGSMATMLRGMFPQ from the coding sequence ATGCAGGTATTTCATGGAACAATAATCACTTGTGATGAAAACAATACAATTGCTAATTACTTGGTTGAAAGGGAAGGGCGTATTGCTTATATTGGCAACACATTACCAACTCAGTATGAGGTGGTTCCTCCTATCGAGTTAGGCAAAAATGTTGCTTTGCCTGCATTTGTAGATACCCATACACATTATTCTGGCTTTTCTGTATTACATAAGATGTTTCCAATAAATGATACTGATTCCAATGCAAAGATATTGGAACAGTTGGAAAAATATGCAAAAGAATCAAGAGAGAGTATAATCGTAGGCTTTGGTGCAACAGAGTTTTCTGTTTCAGAAGGATATTTAATTCTTAGAGAACAGATGGATAAGGCTTGTCCTGAAAAGGCCGCATTTATCATAAAACATGATGCCCATTCAGGTGTTGCTAATAGTCTTTTTATTGAGGCTGTTAAGTCTAAGGCGGAAAATCTTAGAGGATTCAATCCTGTTACAGGAGAATTGAAACAGGAAGCTTTTGCTGCCGCCTGCGAATTTATAACTCATGGCTTATCTACCAAGAAAGTCATTGATTCAATGATGGAAACATCAGATTTCCTGGCAAGTAGAGGAGTCGGATTGATTTGCTCAGCTAGTGGTTTAGGTTTTATTCGAGATTATGATTTTGATATGGAGCGTTCGGTAGCGAAAGGACTTGATAATGGAATGCAACTGAGAGTTGCATATCAGTGCTCTAATGTGGATAAGATTACCAAAAAAGATATGAATCGTGTAGTATTTGCAGATTTGGATGGTACTTTTGCCAACTTAGATGCAGCTTTAATAGATGATTATGCTACTGTAAAAAACAAAGGTGTCTCATATTATGATGATATCGATGTTCAAAAGTTCTGTATTAATGCCAACAGGGCGGGCTATCAAATAGCTTTACATGCTGTTGGGGATGCAGCCTTTGAACAGGCGGTAAATGCAATTGCATTAGCCCTTGAGGATTATCCTAGATACGATCATAGACATATCATTTTACACGGTTCACTTCCTACAGAGCGTGCTTTAAAGACCTGCAAGAGATACAATATTATGATTTCCGCTAGGCCTTCTATGCTGTCACATATTTCTGGTGTAGATGATTTTGTTAAAGCGATGTTGTCAGATGATAGATTTGAAAGAATTAATCCACTTAAAACTATCAATGATATGGGAATAAAGGTGTGCTTTAATTCAGATGCTCCTGCCTCTGACCCAAATCCAATTATGTGGATTCACGATGCTTGTAACAACAGAAATCCAGAAGAGTCTGTGTCTGTTTTTGATGCCCTTAGAATGGCTACATATAATGGAGCCTACTCATTATTTGATGAGAAGGAGAGAGGAACGTTGGAGATGGGCAAAAGCTGTGATATAGTTATTCTTGATTCAAATCCATACGAGGTTCCAGTGGAAGAATTAAAGAATATTAATGTTGCAGAATTATATTTGAAGGGAAAGCCTTACCAGAGGTCTAGAATGGGCTCTATGGCAACTATGCTACGAGGTATGTTCCCTCAATAA
- a CDS encoding CarD family transcriptional regulator — protein sequence MEYQVGDYLVHEGSGVCQIEDIDDMELMGKGSRKTYYCMSPVFKAGAKVFTPISGSSVRLRPVAKQETFTRILENIDNIECIEEPNERALQEKFKEVMGEFTPESLAQVVKTVLIRKWQRIAAGKKVMALDEKTLSVAGRKLYEEMAFSMGKDITFAQNLFEEAVKTHTANTVLIGA from the coding sequence ATGGAATATCAGGTAGGCGATTATTTAGTTCATGAGGGCAGTGGTGTTTGTCAGATTGAAGATATTGATGACATGGAGCTTATGGGCAAAGGTTCTCGCAAAACTTATTACTGCATGTCGCCTGTATTTAAGGCAGGGGCAAAGGTATTTACTCCAATTAGTGGCTCATCAGTTAGGTTACGTCCAGTAGCAAAGCAGGAGACTTTTACTAGAATTCTTGAAAACATTGACAACATTGAGTGCATTGAGGAGCCAAACGAAAGAGCTCTTCAGGAAAAATTTAAAGAGGTAATGGGTGAGTTTACACCTGAGTCATTGGCCCAGGTAGTAAAGACAGTACTTATCAGAAAGTGGCAGAGAATTGCTGCTGGCAAAAAGGTAATGGCCCTTGATGAAAAGACACTTTCAGTCGCAGGTCGCAAGCTTTACGAGGAAATGGCTTTTTCTATGGGAAAGGATATTACATTTGCACAGAATCTTTTTGAGGAAGCTGTTAAAACACATACCGCAAATACTGTTTTAATAGGTGCATAA
- a CDS encoding 6-phosphofructokinase, which produces MTGNVIVGQSGGPTAAINSSLAGVFRTAKDRGAGKVYGMLHGIKGLMEEDYIDLSDFIKNDLDVELLKRTPAAYLGSCRFKLPEIHKDMATYEKIFSILNKLEIEALIYIGGNDSMDTIKKLSDYAILTGSEIRFIGCPKTIDNDLALTDHTPGFGSAAKYIGTSVKEIIRDGHCLEYDKGLVTIVEIMGRNAGWLTGASILAKGEDCEGPDLIYLPEVAFDLSKFKERVVKLLKTQKSVVVCISEGIHTKEGKYVCELGDNVEFVDAFNHKQLTGTAAYLCNYIGRELGCKTRAIELSTLQRAGSHLASRVDILEAYQVGGAAVLAADEGDTGKMVTLTRHSDDPYQCGTEVKDVHKIANDEKLVPRNWITHDGTYVTEAFITYVRPLIQGDVSPIMVDGIPRHIYRPVKK; this is translated from the coding sequence ATGACTGGAAACGTAATTGTGGGACAATCAGGCGGACCGACCGCCGCAATCAACTCTTCTTTAGCAGGAGTGTTCAGAACAGCAAAAGACCGTGGTGCTGGCAAGGTATACGGTATGCTCCACGGAATCAAAGGCTTGATGGAAGAGGATTATATTGATCTTTCTGATTTCATCAAAAATGATTTGGATGTTGAGCTTTTAAAGCGAACTCCAGCAGCGTATCTTGGTTCATGTCGCTTCAAACTTCCTGAAATTCACAAAGACATGGCAACCTATGAAAAAATATTTTCAATTCTTAACAAGCTCGAAATTGAGGCGTTAATCTACATTGGTGGTAACGATTCTATGGATACCATCAAGAAGCTCTCTGATTACGCCATTCTTACAGGTTCCGAAATTAGATTTATAGGATGTCCTAAGACTATCGATAATGATTTAGCACTTACTGACCACACACCTGGATTTGGTAGTGCTGCTAAATATATTGGTACATCAGTTAAAGAGATTATCCGCGATGGCCACTGCCTCGAATATGACAAAGGCCTTGTAACAATTGTGGAAATCATGGGACGTAATGCTGGTTGGCTTACAGGTGCATCTATCCTTGCAAAAGGAGAGGATTGTGAGGGACCAGATTTAATCTATTTACCAGAAGTTGCTTTTGATCTTAGTAAATTTAAGGAAAGAGTTGTAAAGCTTCTTAAAACACAGAAATCAGTAGTTGTATGTATATCTGAAGGTATTCATACAAAAGAAGGTAAATATGTATGTGAGCTAGGTGATAATGTTGAATTCGTAGATGCATTCAATCACAAACAGCTTACAGGAACAGCTGCTTATCTATGTAACTACATTGGAAGAGAGCTTGGCTGTAAGACAAGAGCTATTGAGCTTTCTACACTTCAGAGAGCTGGCTCACATTTAGCTTCACGTGTTGATATTCTTGAAGCATATCAGGTTGGTGGTGCTGCCGTCCTTGCTGCAGATGAGGGAGATACAGGCAAGATGGTTACACTTACTCGCCATTCAGATGATCCTTATCAGTGTGGTACAGAGGTTAAGGATGTTCACAAGATTGCTAATGACGAAAAGCTTGTACCTAGAAATTGGATTACTCATGATGGTACATATGTAACAGAAGCCTTTATTACATATGTTAGACCACTGATACAAGGGGATGTATCGCCTATCATGGTAGATGGTATTCCAAGACACATTTACAGACCAGTTAAAAAATAG
- the addA gene encoding helicase-exonuclease AddAB subunit AddA yields the protein MALTKEQLLVKDTRGKNMLVSAAAGSGKTFVLVERIISEILDEKNGIDVDEILVVTFTTAAAAEMKDRIRRAIDKAIANNGADARIRAQATLIHNAHIRTIDSFCSWVVKNYFYEIDMDPAFRIGTSGELKMLCDEVFNDLLSKYLEDGDEDFKLLADAYISGRRTDTLKEMVFALHDKATSFAWVDEWYDNALNLYNIDSVEELEKSELVQQIIAYTDLYVAGLIDSVARLLDLYDSDCDSKDKNIFSNELAQLRGIAEATSFKDKYSAVIGTDFSERFGSKGTSINEDDLARAKALRAKYKDVVGKLKESYYSASLEDMFSDLMYVKKQASALIRFTKEYTDVLNKIKAKKNIYDFNDIEHMALEILRNKDSKEHEKRPVAIELSQHFKEVMVDEYQDSNELQEQILTAISNGSNYFTVGDVKQSIYAFRQASPQLFIDKLYSYPAEGTGNDIRIDLDNNFRSRWQVLDFCNQVFAPLMQMDVGGVAYDEKAALKLGDKSFPGDEKDYESEIIIATQNTDSMKEMNIDNGDELEALVVAKRIKELMASGFQVSGKNDEGRYLRDMRLSDVVILMRGTKGHADKYISTLKDYGIPAYVAEETGFFDREEIETVLSMLTIIDNPFNDIPLAAVLHSQMFGFSSERLAEIRTINPDESLYGCLLEWDKTKSTKDVSEFLDTLNYFREQAIDTPIHEIIENILEYTKYGMYCKALPNGKMASANLDKLVDEAVNFESTSFKGLSRFVSYIESLRTYDEDLGLAKTVGENDEAVKIMTIHKSKGLEFPVVFVCGCGRSFRNDTSNFSYDASLGVALNYRNPATRITYKTPFFNLIHAKAAAEERGEYLRILYVALTRAVDKLIITGAIKPSKDKSVVDKLEEFSGDGSKLSFPTKIGASTSIELIIRALNASARDYNRRIVDCQELFIDQVEKGIVKEQVKKTIETIIQSDRVEKNTIVNTLSFKYNGLADSKYKSKYSVSEIKHQAMEDAFKFNEDAAPAFIQSDEESYIPQFMRTAVEGKDDESKVPSGALYGTAMHRFMECFDFARDDYNSSFDEQLKYMEATKSLSEDEFARINHRKLKVFLEDDLSNRMSKAALNGKLYKEKPFVFGSDAKELFDDDDVTDEMILVQGIIDVFFEEDDGIILMDYKTDKVDEDNELVLRYEKQLKLYKDAIEHAYDVPVKEVLIYSFALERSINICTTN from the coding sequence GTGGCACTAACTAAAGAACAACTATTAGTGAAGGATACAAGAGGCAAGAATATGCTTGTTAGCGCTGCCGCAGGTAGTGGTAAAACCTTCGTGTTAGTTGAGCGAATTATATCTGAAATTCTAGATGAAAAAAATGGAATAGATGTGGATGAGATTCTGGTTGTTACTTTCACTACTGCAGCTGCTGCGGAAATGAAAGACAGAATCAGACGTGCCATTGATAAAGCAATTGCAAATAATGGTGCGGACGCTAGAATCAGGGCGCAGGCTACCCTTATACACAATGCTCATATCCGTACAATCGATAGCTTCTGTAGCTGGGTTGTAAAGAACTATTTCTATGAAATTGATATGGATCCTGCCTTTAGAATTGGAACCTCAGGCGAGTTAAAGATGCTTTGCGATGAGGTGTTCAATGACCTTTTGTCAAAGTATTTGGAAGATGGTGACGAAGATTTTAAGCTACTTGCAGATGCCTATATTTCTGGCAGAAGAACAGACACTTTAAAGGAAATGGTTTTTGCATTACATGATAAAGCTACCAGTTTTGCATGGGTAGATGAATGGTATGACAATGCTTTAAACCTATACAATATTGATAGTGTAGAAGAATTAGAAAAATCTGAATTAGTACAGCAGATTATCGCATATACGGATTTATATGTAGCTGGACTCATAGATTCAGTTGCAAGGCTTTTAGATTTATATGATTCAGATTGTGATTCAAAGGATAAAAACATATTTTCAAATGAGTTGGCACAGCTTAGAGGCATAGCCGAAGCTACTTCTTTTAAAGATAAATACAGTGCTGTTATAGGTACAGATTTTTCTGAAAGATTTGGAAGCAAAGGCACATCCATAAATGAGGATGATTTAGCCAGAGCAAAGGCGCTTAGAGCAAAATACAAAGATGTAGTTGGTAAACTCAAGGAATCATATTATTCAGCCAGTTTGGAAGATATGTTTTCTGATTTGATGTATGTGAAAAAGCAGGCATCAGCCCTGATTAGATTTACAAAAGAATACACAGATGTTCTAAACAAAATAAAAGCCAAGAAAAACATATACGATTTTAATGATATAGAACATATGGCTCTTGAAATCCTTAGAAATAAGGATTCAAAAGAGCATGAAAAAAGACCTGTAGCTATAGAACTGTCGCAGCATTTCAAAGAGGTTATGGTAGATGAATACCAGGATTCTAATGAATTGCAGGAGCAGATTCTTACTGCAATTAGCAACGGAAGCAATTATTTTACTGTAGGTGATGTTAAGCAGTCTATCTACGCTTTCAGACAGGCTAGTCCACAGTTGTTTATAGACAAACTATACTCATATCCAGCTGAGGGAACTGGCAATGATATTCGAATCGATTTAGATAATAACTTCCGAAGCAGATGGCAAGTTCTTGATTTCTGCAATCAGGTATTTGCGCCTCTTATGCAGATGGATGTTGGTGGAGTTGCCTATGATGAAAAGGCAGCTTTAAAGCTTGGAGATAAGAGTTTTCCTGGTGATGAAAAGGACTATGAGTCAGAAATAATAATCGCAACTCAAAATACCGATTCAATGAAGGAGATGAATATTGATAATGGCGATGAGCTTGAAGCCTTAGTTGTAGCAAAGCGCATTAAGGAACTGATGGCGTCAGGTTTTCAGGTCAGTGGCAAAAACGATGAGGGACGATATCTTAGAGATATGCGATTATCAGATGTTGTTATCCTCATGAGAGGTACAAAGGGGCATGCGGACAAATATATTTCCACTCTAAAAGATTATGGCATACCTGCATATGTTGCCGAGGAGACAGGATTCTTTGATAGAGAAGAAATTGAAACAGTACTGTCGATGCTTACAATTATTGATAATCCTTTTAATGATATTCCTCTGGCGGCAGTACTTCATTCTCAAATGTTCGGTTTTTCTTCTGAAAGACTTGCTGAAATACGTACAATTAATCCGGATGAATCATTGTATGGATGCTTGCTTGAGTGGGATAAAACAAAGTCCACAAAGGATGTTTCAGAGTTCCTTGATACATTAAACTATTTCAGGGAGCAGGCAATAGATACACCAATCCATGAAATAATAGAAAATATTTTGGAATATACCAAATATGGAATGTACTGCAAGGCTCTTCCTAATGGCAAGATGGCTTCTGCGAATCTGGATAAACTTGTTGATGAGGCAGTCAATTTCGAGAGCACCAGCTTCAAAGGCTTGTCACGTTTTGTAAGCTATATTGAAAGTCTTAGAACCTATGATGAGGATTTGGGACTGGCTAAAACAGTTGGTGAAAATGATGAGGCTGTCAAAATAATGACCATTCACAAAAGTAAGGGATTGGAATTCCCTGTAGTTTTTGTTTGTGGATGTGGTCGTAGCTTTAGAAACGATACAAGCAATTTTTCATATGATGCTTCACTTGGTGTAGCTTTAAATTATAGAAATCCTGCGACAAGGATTACCTACAAGACACCATTTTTTAATCTGATTCATGCAAAAGCGGCAGCTGAAGAGAGAGGAGAATACTTACGAATTCTCTATGTTGCCCTTACAAGAGCTGTTGATAAATTAATAATTACTGGTGCAATAAAACCATCGAAAGATAAAAGTGTTGTTGATAAGTTAGAAGAGTTTAGCGGGGATGGAAGCAAGCTTAGTTTCCCTACTAAAATAGGGGCATCCACAAGCATCGAGCTTATTATTCGCGCTTTAAATGCATCAGCTAGAGACTACAATAGACGTATTGTAGATTGTCAGGAATTATTTATTGACCAGGTTGAAAAGGGAATTGTAAAGGAACAGGTCAAGAAAACAATTGAAACTATTATTCAGTCTGACAGGGTAGAAAAAAACACTATCGTAAATACATTATCATTTAAATACAATGGTCTTGCAGATAGTAAATATAAAAGTAAGTATTCTGTTTCAGAAATCAAACATCAAGCAATGGAGGATGCGTTTAAGTTTAATGAAGATGCAGCACCAGCTTTTATTCAGAGCGATGAGGAAAGCTATATTCCGCAGTTTATGCGTACAGCTGTAGAAGGAAAAGATGATGAAAGCAAAGTCCCTTCCGGTGCCTTATATGGAACGGCAATGCATAGATTTATGGAATGCTTTGATTTTGCCAGAGATGATTATAATTCAAGCTTTGATGAGCAACTGAAATACATGGAAGCAACAAAAAGCTTATCGGAGGATGAATTTGCAAGAATTAACCATAGAAAACTGAAAGTATTCCTAGAGGATGATTTATCTAATCGTATGTCAAAGGCGGCTTTAAATGGAAAGCTATATAAGGAAAAGCCTTTTGTATTTGGAAGTGATGCAAAGGAATTGTTTGATGATGACGATGTTACTGACGAGATGATCTTAGTGCAGGGTATTATCGATGTATTCTTTGAAGAAGATGATGGAATAATTCTTATGGACTACAAGACTGATAAGGTGGACGAAGATAATGAATTAGTGCTAAGATATGAAAAGCAATTAAAGCTATACAAAGATGCAATTGAGCATGCATATGATGTTCCGGTTAAGGAAGTGCTCATTTATTCATTTGCACTTGAAAGGAGTATAAATATATGTACGACAAATTAG